GCAGCCAGAAGGGACGGTCCAGCGTGGGCGCGGGCTCGCTGGACCCGGCCGCGCCATGCATGCCGGTCCAGCGATTGGCGACTTCGGGCCGATGATCGGCGACGGGGTCGGGACGCAGTACCCGGTCGGCGCCCAGCCGGGCCGTCAGCATGTCCAGCAGGCGCGCGCGTTCGCTGGCGACCTGGGCCGGTTCGGGAAACAGCGTGGTATTGGCCGCGGGTTGCGGGACCGTGTGCGGCGCGTCCAGCACGAGCGCGACCACCGGCGCCTGCAGCGTCATGCGATCCAGCCGTTCGCGCAGCAGGCCCAGCAGATGCGCCGGTTGCCAGGCCGGTTCGGCCAAGGTCAATTCCAGCAGGCTGGGGGGCCGCGCATGGCGGCCGCGTTCGTGCTCCAGGGCCAGCGTCAATCGCGGCACGGCGCGCTGGCGCGCGGTCAGCCAGCCGCTCATCTGTTCCACCAGTATGCGCGCCACCGCCAGCACCGCATCGGTGTGCTCGATGCGTTCGATCAATTCGAAGCGGCGCTTGAAGGCCAGTGGCGGAGAAATCCAGGCATGCGCCTGCGCCGCGTCGCCATAAGCGGCATCCAGGGTTTTCAGCAGCGCCGTTCCGCAGCGGCGCTGCAGGCCGGCGCGGGGCAGGCGGCGCAGGAAGCCGAAATCGCGGCAACCGATGCCGTGCAGCCATTCCAGATGGGGCTGGGCTTGCGGCAGCAGGGCGCAGGGCAGGGCGTCCAGGCGCCGCGCCAGGCGCGCCATCGTCAATGCATGGCGTGGCTCGGTATCGGCCCTGCGCGCCAATAGCCAGGCTCCGCCCGCGGTGGGCGCGATGCCCAGATGCGCCTGCAAGCCCAGGGTGCGCAACGTGCCGGCGACGCGGCGCGCCAGGGCGCGCGGCCCCCCGAATACGCGCAGGCTGGCGCCTACGTTCAGCAGCAGGGCGTGCTGGTCGCCGAGCGCGACGTCCGGCGTGTATTGCAGCAGGGCCAGCGCGGCGCCTTCCAATGCCGCGCCTTCGGCCGCCAGGTCGCGGTCCAGCAAAATGGCGTGCGGCGCCAGGGCATTGGCGCCGGCGCGGCGCATGCCCAGGGTAATGCCATGGCTGGCGGCAGCCGGCGTCAGGGCCATGACGCATTCCTGCTCGATGACCGCGCATGCCGTGACCTCCAGGGGCCACGGCGGATGCAGGGCATCAAGCGCCAGCCTCGGCAGGTAGACGGCGATCCAGAGTTGCATGGTGATCGAAAACAAGGTCGTGCGTGGGCCGTGCGATGTCCCGCACGGGCGCGCGCCGGTCCAGTGCGATATACAGGGAATGTCCGCACACCGGCCCGCGGCGCTTGACGATATCCACCTGCAATCCGTCGCCGGCCGGCGCCAGCGCCAGGCGCAGTGGCGCCGGCGATGCCTGGGCGCCGGCGCGCGCCGGACGCAGGCAGAAGAACAGGGTGGCGCCGGTCTGCGCCGCAAGATGCAGCCGCCGCAGGGATTCCGGCTGCGCCTGCGGCAGCCAGCACAGCAGGGCGGCGCAGCTGCCG
This genomic interval from Bordetella genomosp. 8 contains the following:
- a CDS encoding Y-family DNA polymerase, with protein sequence MQLWIAVYLPRLALDALHPPWPLEVTACAVIEQECVMALTPAAASHGITLGMRRAGANALAPHAILLDRDLAAEGAALEGAALALLQYTPDVALGDQHALLLNVGASLRVFGGPRALARRVAGTLRTLGLQAHLGIAPTAGGAWLLARRADTEPRHALTMARLARRLDALPCALLPQAQPHLEWLHGIGCRDFGFLRRLPRAGLQRRCGTALLKTLDAAYGDAAQAHAWISPPLAFKRRFELIERIEHTDAVLAVARILVEQMSGWLTARQRAVPRLTLALEHERGRHARPPSLLELTLAEPAWQPAHLLGLLRERLDRMTLQAPVVALVLDAPHTVPQPAANTTLFPEPAQVASERARLLDMLTARLGADRVLRPDPVADHRPEVANRWTGMHGAAGSSEPAPTLDRPFWLLNPPQPLQVRRHRPVYGTPLKLVRGPERIESGWWDEAAAVRDYFVAEDDHAARYWVYRERGVDDARWYLHGLYA